In the Rattus rattus isolate New Zealand chromosome 18, Rrattus_CSIRO_v1, whole genome shotgun sequence genome, one interval contains:
- the LOC116887329 gene encoding olfactory receptor 14J1-like: MIVKNITTMSGFLLMGFSDNHELQILHALLFLVTYLLGSTGNFIIITITTLDPQLQSPMYYFLKHLSFLDLSSLSVIVPQYVDSSLAQSGYISYGQCMMQVFFFTALASSEMAILTVMSYDRYVAICLPLHYEVIMSPRKCTWAVAAVWLSGSITGTLYTASILSIRFCGDKVIHQFFCDVPQLLKLSCSNDHFVIIGMIDFLSAMAFVCFIGIVISYVHIFSTVLRMPSAESRSKVFSLAFPTFCCLIVFFLQACAYLNPTSDSPSTLEFLFSIFYTVIPPTLNLLFTV, encoded by the coding sequence ATGATTGTGAAAAATATAACCACAATGAGTGGATTTCTCCTTATGGGGTTCTCTGACAACCATGAGCTACAGATCTTGCATGCTTTGCTCTTCTTGGTGACATACCTATTGGGCTCAACAGGTAActtcatcattatcaccatcacaaCACTGGACCCACAGCTCCAGTCTCCAATGTATTACTTTCTGAAGCACCTTTCCTTTCTGGATCTCTCATCCCTCTCTGTCATAGTTCCTCAGTATGTTGATAGTTCCCTGGCACAAAGTGGCTACATTTCATATGGCCAGTGCATGATGCAGGTTTTTTTCTTCACAGCTTTGGCCTCAAGTGAGATGGCCATTCTCACAGTGATGtcttatgaccgctatgtggccatctgtctCCCACTGCACTATGAGGTCATCATGAGTCCCAGAAAGTGTACTTGGGCTGTAGCAGCTGTGTGGTTAAGTGGAAGCATCACAGGAACATTATACACAGCAAGTATACTCTCCATCAGATTCTGTGGGGACAAAGTAATTCACCAGTTCTTCTGTGATGTCCCCCAGTTGCTTAAGCTCTCCTGCTCTAATGATCACTTTGTAATAATTGGAATGATTGATTTTCTGTCAGCAATGGCCTTTGTCTGCTTTATTGGAATTGTCATCTCCTATGTCCACATATTCTCCACAGTTCTCAGGATGCCCTCTGCTGAAAGCAGGTCCAAGGTCTTCTCTCTTGCCTTCCccaccttttgttgtctcattgttttctttcttcaggcctGTGCATATCTAAACCCAACCTCAGACTCTCCATCTACTTTAGAGTTCTTATTCTCCATCTTTTACACAGTAATACCTCCAACTCTCAACCTCTTATTTACAGTCTGA
- the LOC116887630 gene encoding olfactory receptor 14J1-like, translated as MIVKNITTMSGFLLMGFSDNHELQILQALLFLVTYLLGSVGNFIIITITTLDPQLHSPMYFFLKHLSILDLSSLSVTVPQYVYSSLAQSGYISYGQCMMQVFFFTGFAWGEVAILTVMSYDRYVAVCLPLHYEVIMCPRKCRWAVTAVWLSSGIPGTLYVATIFSIKFCRAKIIHQFFCDVPQLLKLSCSNDHLVIMGVADFLSAMSFACFIGIVISYVHIVSTVLRMPSAESRSKVFSTCLPHLFVVSLFLSTGSFAYLNPTSDSPTAFEFLFSVFYTVIPPTLNPLIYSLRNETIKNVVKKFLFSTKFLGQIYIQSLSVLISHPIFLS; from the exons ATGATTGTAAAAAATATAACCACAATGAGTGGATTTCTCCTCATGGGGTTCTCTGACAACCATGAGCTACAGATCTTACAGGCATTGCTCTTCTTGGTGACATACCTATTGGGCTCAGTAGGTAActtcatcattatcaccatcacaaCACTGGACCCTCAGCTCCATTCTccaatgtatttctttctgaagCACCTTTCCATTCTGGACCTCTCATCCCTCTCTGTCACAGTTCCTCAGTATGTTTATAGTTCACTGGCACAAAGTGGCTACATTTCATATGGACAGTGCATGATGCAGGTTTTTTTCTTCACAGGTTTTGCTTGGGGTGAAGTGGCCATTCTCACAGTGATGTCATATGATCGTTATGTAGCTGTTTGCCTTCCACTGCACTATGAGGTCATCATGTGTCCCAGAAAGTGTAGGTGGGCTGTGACAGCTGTATGGCTAAGCAGTGGCATTCCCGGAACCCTGTACGTAGCAACCATATTCTCTATCAAATTTTGTAGGGCCAAAATAATTCACCaattcttctgtgatgttcctcaGTTGCTCAAGCTCTCCTGCTCTAATGATCACCTTGTAATAATGGGAGTGGCTGATTTCCTGTCAGCAATGTCCTTTGCCTGCTTTATTGGGATTGTCATCTCCTATGTCCACATAGTCTCCACGGTTCTCAGGATGCCCTCTGCTGAGAGCAGGTCTAAGGTCTTCTCTACTTGCCTGCCCCAcctttttgttgtctcattgtttCTTTCCACAGGCTCCTTTGCATATCTAAACCCTACCTCAGACTCTCCAACTGCTTTCGAGTTCTTATTCTCTGTATTCTACACAGTAATACCTCCAACTCTCAACCCTCTTATTTACAGTCTGAGAAATGAGACCATAAAGAATGTTGTAAAGAAGTTTCTGTTTAGTACTAAATTTCTGG gacagatctatatccagtccctttca gtgCTTATCAGCCatccaatattcctcagctga